From the Molothrus ater isolate BHLD 08-10-18 breed brown headed cowbird chromosome 25, BPBGC_Mater_1.1, whole genome shotgun sequence genome, one window contains:
- the LOC118696427 gene encoding potassium voltage-gated channel subfamily A member 3-like produces MDERRSLLYSPAASSAGRQPRGGSSSSHHNLGYTEQLPPAAPQPGPEQQEEEGEEGEEGSMTVVGGGGGGGGDPLLEEPQHPPALLGGERYDQPPAPAVPAGQPAGAAEHECCERVVINISGLRFETQLKTLAQFPETLLGDPRKRMRYFDPLRNEYFFDRNRPSFDAILYYYQSGGRIRRPVNVPIDIFSEEIRFYQLGEEAMEKFREDEGFIREEQRPLPEKEFQRQVWLLFEYPESSGPARGIAIVSVLVILISIVIFCLETLPEFRDDHDYEGTGGTFGTGGGPLPPDVFTNSSSSPASMVSSFTDPFFVVETLCIIWFSFELLVRFFACPSKATFSKNIMNIIDIVAIIPYFITLGTELAERQGNGQQAMSLAILRVIRLVRVFRIFKLSRHSKGLQILGQTLKASMRELGLLIFFLFIGVILFSSAVYFAEADDPSSGFSSIPDAFWWAVVTMTTVGYGDMHPITIGGKIVGSLCAIAGVLTIALPVPVIVSNFNYFYHRETEGEEQAQYMHVGSCQHLSSSEEMKKARSNSTLSKSEYMVIEEGGINHSAFKQAAFKAGNCTTTNNPNCVNIKKIFTDV; encoded by the coding sequence ATGGACGAGCGCCGGAGCTTGCTCTACTCTCCGGCCGCCTCCTCCGCCGGCCGGCAGCCGCGGGgcggctccagcagcagccaccacaaCCTGGGCTACACCGAGCAGCtgccccccgccgccccccagCCGGGCCccgagcagcaggaggaagagggcgaggaaggggaggaaggcagCATGACCGTGGtgggaggcggcggcggcggcggcggagaCCCTTTGCTGGAGGAGCCCCAGCATCCCCCTGCGCTGCTCGGGGGGGAGCGCTACGATCAGCCCCCGGCGCCGGCCGTGCCCGCCGGGCAGCCCGCGGGCGCTGCGGAGCACGAGTGCTGCGAGCGCGTGGTGATCAACATCTCGGGGCTGCGCTTCGAGACCCAGCTCAAAACCCTGGCACAGTTCCCCGAGACGCTGCTGGGGGACCCCCGCAAGAGGATGCGCTACTTCGACCCCCTCCGCAATGAGTATTTTTTCGACCGTAACCGTCCCAGCTTTGACGCCATCCTCTACTACTACCAGTCGGGAGGGCGCATCCGGCGTCCCGTCAATGTCCCCATCGACATCTTCTCCGAGGAGATCCGCTTCTACCAGCTCGGggaggaggccatggagaagtTTCGGGAGGACGAAGGTTTCATTCGGGAGGAGCAGCGGCCGCTTCCCGAGAAGGAGTTTCAGCGCCAGGTGTGGCTCCTCTTCGAGTACCCCGAGAGCTCTGGGCCGGCCCGAGGCATTGCCATTGTCTCTGTCCTGGTCATCCTTATCTCGATTGTCATCTTCTGTCTGGAGACCCTGCCTGAATTCAGGGATGACCATGACTATGAGGGAACTGGGGGGACCTTCGGGACAGGCGGCGGCCCTCTCCCACCTGATGTCTTCACCAACTCCTCATCCTCGCCTGCTTCCATGGTGTCATCCTTCACCGACCCTTTCTTTGTGGTAGAGACTTTGTGCATCATCTGGTTCTCCTTTGAGCTGCTGGTCCGTTTCTTTGCCTGCCCCAGCAAGGCCACCTTCTCCAAGAACATCATGAACATCATTGACATTGTGGCCATCATCCCCTACTTCATCACGCTGGGCACGGAGCTGGCTGAGCGGCAAGGCAATGGCCAGCAAGCCATGTCCTTGGCCATCCTCAGGGTCATCCGCCTCGTCAGGGTCTTCCGCATCTTCAAGCTCTCCCGGCACTCCAAGGGGCTGCAGATCCTGGGGCAGACCCTCAAGGCCAGcatgagggagctgggcttgctcatcttcttcctcttcatcgGCGTCATCCTCTTCTCCAGCGCCGTTTACTTCGCGGAAGCCGATGACCCCAGCTCGGGGTTCAGTAGCATCCCCGACGCCTTCTGGTGGGCCGTGGTCACCATGACCACCGTGGGCTACGGGGACATGCACCCCATCACCATTGGGGGCAAGATCGTGGGGTCTCTGTGCGCCATCGCGGGGGTGCTGACCATCGCCCTGCCCGTGCCCGTCATCGTCTCCAATTTCAATTATTTCTACCACCGGGAGACGGAGGGTGAGGAGCAAGCCCAGTACATGCACGTcgggagctgccagcacctctCGTCCAGCGAGGAGATGAAGAAGGCTCGCAGCAATTCCACCCTCAGCAAGTCCGAGTACATGGTGATTGAGGAAGGGGGGATCAACCACAGTGCATTCAAACAGGCTGCCTTTAAAGCAGGCAACTGCACAACAACAAACAATCCCAACTGTGTGAACATCAAAAAGATCTTTACGGATGtttaa